ATTTTTCTCCCCTCGCACACCCGATGCCACTAGCGCTGGCAAGGCTATCCGTGAGAAATCTGTTGTTTTGGTGTTATCACCGGATAACACTACGCACGAACAGGTAGGCTTACATATCCCCCGTTTCTGCCACCCAGGGATGTCTATCGTATCGGAAAATGAAAGGGGTAAATATTAGGGAAAAATCAAGCGCCTGCAATCACTTGATTTATCAAGGTctgaaaggaaaagaatATAATGAAAAAAGGCGCAGAGGAGTGCTCCGTGACACAGGTCATTCGAATGGTAGCGAGCACGCCGACTCAATTCTTATCATCATATTATTTTCCGATAATCCCCCGCTCTTTGTTTCCTGCTGCAAACTCTCGAAAAGGCGGGTAAAAAAGAGTGTAAGAAGCAAAGCAGAAGACCCATATGCGCCTCTTGAATTGGAGGGATGGAAAGGGAGAACACACGGCGGTGTGACCTCCTTGCCCTGCTGAAATGTCACATTGCTGTGTGTAGCGGCGAACATGAAATTGTTGCGTTGCGTAGGACGGGTCTCACGGTACAGCGCCACGCTCGAAACGAGTGAATCGAGTATGAAATGAAATGTGCacagaaagggaaagagggaatgagagagacacacacacacataaatACCAGCGAAACTCGAAGTGAGGTAAGAGGGCAAAACTGCAGACCTTCCAAAGGTATGAGCCTTTTAAAAGGCTTGCGTCTGGTGACGCAGTTCGCTTGGCGTCTTCCTCACTTCGGCCTGAAAGCGGGAGGGGGTAGAGTGGTACCTCCGTGCGTATGCAACCATGACCCCGAGAGGAGCGTGGCTCAGCTGGTAAACAACGATTTTATACTCTGCGATAATACGGCAAAGGGCTGCGAAGAGTGCGAAATGATGTGGTATCCCTCGACAACGGGGTAGAGGTAGTTGTCGTCGGGGGCGAAGGTGCTTGCTCTGCCATCACGAAGGCTGCTGGGCCAAACAGCACGCAACATAGTGTCGTCatgtttttctctccctaTATcagtgtgtgcatgtgtgaaTTCTGGTAGCACAGATCAGCTTCGCTTTTTGTCTTGCACGCCGAAAAGCAACATGACAGAAATAAAGTTATCCAAGATgaacgtacacacacgctaCACAGTCGTGCACAAATCCCTAAACACATGCGCCGGCAAACAGAGATACTCCACCGAGAAGCCCTCGATGTGTCTCCCGCCATTCCATCCCAGCAAACGGCTCTGCACTAATACAAATGAAACGATAAATTACGCAACGTGAACGCAGGCAAGACAAAGTAAACAGGAAGATATGATAGAATCAAGCTGGGGGGTATGCGCTGGAGTCGCCGCAGGAGCAACAACGACTCAGCGAACAGGGGCAAGGGAAAAGAGTGGTCCGTATTTACCGCGTCATGGCGCCGTCCTTATGAGCCATACGCCGGTGCGCCATCCTTGTTCGTACAGGGGCACGGGTCCGTTACGGTAGTGCCAAAGGGCAAAAGGAAGAGGTAGGAAAGGGGAATGAGTGAATGGCGCTAGGAGCAAGTCTGCAGCTGTCCTCGTCTACTGCTGAAAGTCCTTCAGAGGCAACTTAATCCACGGTTCGGTAAAGTCAGCACCTTCTCGAAGCACAAACACCTCGGACTTCGCGTTTGTCACCACAAGCATCTCACCCGAGGGGGCCCACGAAAGCCTCCAGACAGGCTCCGCAAACTCGATGACACTCCGCTCCCATTCCGTAGCCTGCGAGACACCCTCATTGATTTCTGCGCATAGCTGATTCCACGGCTTCCGGTACATGACAACCGTCTTATCCTGCCCGCACGATGCAAGAATCACGAAGCGAGACGCCGAAGATGTAGGACAGAATGCAACGTCGCGAACCCAGTCAGCATGTGCTTCGATCACCTGATGCAGCTCAAACTCCAAGCCCCGCTCTGGAGAACACCCAGACACCCAAAGACGGACGTGACCGTCGCAGCCGCCAGAGGCGACCATTACGTGCTTCGATAGTTCTGACTTGAACGGCGCAAACGTTACACTTGTTGCCCCCATTGCGTGTGCGATTTGGTTGCTATTGTTGCTGAGCTTCATGCTGGGCTGCCAGCAGCCGTCACGGTaggtggtgatggcgacggtgccgtcgctgcttGCGGTGGCAACAGCTGGTCCGTACTCCTCCGGTGCCCACTGCACCGCGTTCACGCTGCCCTGGTGTATGTCAATAACATGCACAGGCATCCACTTGGGTGCTCCCTGGTGGACTTCCTTCCAGATGATTGCTTTCTGATCGTACGAGGCAGAGGCAAGAAGGTTGCCGAAGCGCGGGTGCGCCCAGCTTACCATCCACACTGGGCCCTCGTGACCGGTGAGAGTCGCCACACGGTTCAGTGGGGCACCCTCCCGGGCGAGGTGAATGCCGATTGTTCTATCAGAGCTCGCAGTGGCGAGCTGCAATCCATAGTAGTCAAACTGCGTGTCATGAATGATATCCGTGTGCACTTGAGCGacgggcagctgcagcgcatcagGACTGGCGACGCCGTTTGCCAAATGTGGCGGCATTCCTGATGCACGAGGCGGCTGGGGAAACGCTTGGAAATGCATACTTGGCTGAGCTGAAGCTTCTCGTTTTCACACGCTGCAAAACAAAACATAAAGAGAATGGCTGAAGGACCTGAAGACCACGAGATGTGCGGAgcgagcaaaagagaggagagaaacacaaCAGAGAAGTGCAAATTCGAGGTGCCGTAGCGCGAGcatgagaaagagaaagatgAACAAAGGTCATCGCATcgggtgagagagagactgtTGTGGGAGGGCATAGTCGCAGAACACCGAGCGCATCCAGAGAGATCACGGTGGTGAGCCACAGTAGGAAGGCTCCGTGAGTGCAGAACATGACCAAGGAGATCCCCTCTCTACGATAATTTTCAACGGTGGCTGCCGTGCTTCCTTCCTGATCTTTTTTTTGACGAGGGGGGCTGACGCTCTATAGAGCGCTGGTGGTCTGGGGGAGTGTTTGCGGTGCATGCAGAAGCACCAAGCCATCACTTATTGCGGCCAGCATCGCGCTCCACAGTAGTACATTGCGGCCTGAGATGAcctccatttttttttctgtttaTACGGTTTACAATTGACGCACTTGGGTGGGTGTGGCCGAATCCATTGTGAATTTCCTCCCCTCAgtccctcccccgccaccacacacactcactcacacagAGGCACCGACAGAGATGTACACCGGGCACCATCTGAACGCTGCATCGGCTACTGCACCTGTGGGTTATGCTCAGTGTCACTCTCGGCGGGTGGCAACAGCGCCGTGAGGCAGCGCGAGAGTGCCAATACCGACAAGGTCACTTCTAGCGCGTCCTTGTCGTCTTGCTTCTCCTCGacgatgctgcgcagcgaTGCTAGCTCATAAAGGGTCAGCTGCATGTGCTCCTGACGTGTTTCCTCACGACGAAGCATCGCCTGACTTAAGCGCACCGCCTTCTCCGTGTACATTTCACAAGCctggagctgcgcaagaagCGAGCTGGCTCTTGCGTCTCCTGGCGATGCCTCTGTCCGAGGACACTTGAGGGAAGAGGCTTCATCGACGGGAGAGGGTCGGCGACGCTCCACCACAGGGACATACCAGTCCCGCTGCTTAAACGGCAAAGGGCAGTCCTGCAGTACTGAAGGGTGGCACAGTGCCAGCTCGTTGTCTTCGCGCACAGTGACACGTAGGTTGGGAATGCCTGGTAGCAGCCCTCCTGTTCCGCTGCGACGTAGTAGCCAGTAGGTGTGCAACTCCTCCAGTACCTCCTCGCATGCATTATGTTCGCCTAAAAAAGGACGCGCGTAAAGCAGAAGGCGCTCCAGCGGGACCTCGGGGTGTCCGTGGGCGGCCAACTCCAGTGCGGTGAAGGTGTCCTCCAGCACAGACACGCTCAGGTTCGTCAGCATTGGCATGGAACTGCCAGCGCCACCAGTTTTGCCCCGCACAAGAGACACAACGCCGTCGTCTCTTCGAATGGCCAGCACCGGGCGCCGGGACAACCACGCACGATCAAACTTGTCTGCAATGTACCGGACTGACACCGGATCCCGACGGTCGAAGCTCGAAGTGTGGAGGCTGTTGGGGCCGAGCACGAATGTCCCTACGTCGACCAGCGACGGCCCCCATTCATCACGGTGGCGTATTCGAGGACGCACGATGGATGGCGCCGCGATGGTGCTCGAGTCGCTCAGAGGTGAGCATGGCACGGCTGACGCGGACCCTTGGCCTGTGAGCAGATTTGAGAATGGGGAGCGCGGTAGCAACGATGATACCGGGAACTTCAACACCGATCCTGTGGCGGGCGAGAAGCTGTCAACGCTAACCTGGTGAAGCACCAGCTCCTGACTAGGGAGAAGCTTTGGATGGTTCATCATGAAGAGGCACCTGTGATCGCCTCCACGTAAAGCGACGGAGGTGCTATTGCATATGCTAAGTGTTCCGAGTGGGAAAATAAGAAAGACCACAAAAGAAAGTGagtggggtggtggtgactaGAACTAGAGACAGGGAagccttcttcccccccccaatAAAAAAGGTCTGCCGCCACACGCCAGCATTGGTTCTTCCATGCATCTGTCACACGGGCAAGTTGTTTGAAAGGGAGGTAATCTCTTAGCAACGCACAGAGACATCTCTGCGACATGCATCAACGCAGCTAGTCGAGCGCCTGACACCTGTGTTGCAACGAGCGTCTtgcttccttttccttctctacGATGTTCATGTTGTGTGGAGCAATTGAACGCCATAAGCGTGGTGCAGGGGGACGATGAGGAAGGGCAAAGCCCTCTCGACCGTGTTGGCGTTGTTCGTTCAGGATTATCCGCCATCACCGAACAAACAGATGGTGAAACCAAGCCGTACACGCCTACATATATAGCATGGGGAAATGGCAGAGTTCAAACGAAAAGGATGCAAATACGCATTTGAAGACGTGGCGTAGCCCCCAACCTCAGAGCGTCATTCCtgagtgaagaggagaagcacacacacacaaacccTGAGCACCATAGAACCCCCATTCTGGGGAACGCAGAACGGATTtgagaacaaaaaaaatgCGTGCATGTGACTAACTCTCTGCCTACCACCACCCACTCACTCATTCGTCTCGTCACATCATCAAAAAAGGCTCGCACTGCAACCAATAGGCAACAAGATACAggttcctctctctctcacttcaACCATAGCTGTCCTCGTCATTACGCCCTAAGATCACCtttgcacgcacacactcaccaACGCGCAGTCAGCTATCGCACCACGAGGATACCGAAGAGCatgagaaagaaaaagagcatTGCGAACACCTTCAGAATGAGCCCGCGGTTGGAGCTCAGGTTCGTCAAGTATTGCATCAGCTCGTGGCTTCCGGCATTGACGTGACGTACAGCGCTGTCAACGTCCGTGTCAATCCGaagcaccacctcctcctgctcctggACAAGGCGCGTGAAATCATTGAAGAGTTCGCCGACCTCCTGCACGGCTGCCTCGATCTCCAGCACGGCATCCGCTCGCTGCTGGTAGTACTGCGTGTTGCCCGTTCCGGAAAGCagcagttgctgctgctgacgttgCTCCTGGTCCTGAAAAAGCGCACTCTCAAATGATTGCGGACGATCTGCTGTGGTGAACATGTGACGACGGTTCGCCTTATCCTTGAGGCTTTTAGATTGATGCTGGAGGGTAGTGCGGAACTGCTGGCCAGTGCGCGCCAGTCGGCTGCGCAGTGTCTCGACAACGGTGTCGCTGTGCTTCTCGGACGTGCGGAGGTGATTGATGGAGCCGCCAAATATACCGCGAGAATCGCCCTTGGCCTTAAACACCCCTTTTTGCGACTCAACAGATCGCCGTTTTAGCTCCTCCAGTGTTCCTACATCGCTGTGGAGGCGTTGCAGCGAGCTTTTCACCATCTGCGTTAGCTCACTCACCTCAGCCGTCTGGTCGTCGAAGACGCTCTGGCGGTTTGCTAGCTGTGCCAAGCGCATAATGTACTCAGAGACAGTGGCGATGTTGTTGGAGAACTCCTTGGCAAAGCGGTTGAATGTCTGCacatcactgctgctgtgcagacCAGTGCATACCACCACGCCAGTGCTCTGCGGCAGTCGGCTCTGCCGCTGGCGCGAAAAGAGGTCATAGAGCTCGTTCGACCGATCTCGTTCAACGACCATGGTTGCGAcacagctgccgctgtgcgaTCAATTAGCGtgccctccacacacacacacacacacacacacacttgttgctgagagggggagaaaaggagaggtgCTGCGAGCAAGGCCTTTCCTTCTGTTGCTCAGCAAATGGCCCTGCGCAGCGAAGTCGTACACGTTTATCCCGGCAAGCCCACTATCCGCTGATGAGGTCGTCAGCGGGCCAATGTGAAGGTGAGCGAGCGACTTTCTCAAAAGGGCACGTGGGCCAGCATACCGGGCATGTGACGATCGTAAATGACATCAGTGGAAAGGGGGAATGACAAGCAGAACGCAACCCAAGATGAGAAGTAcgaggcagagaagcggagAGTCCACGAGACCACACATGGAATGAACACGACGACGTCAGCGGGCGGCACGTGTGGAAGATGGACAGCAGAGTCAAGTGCCCTGCCGTAGTGGttctcccaccaccaccaccacacctcTCCATCTCGCCAGACGTGACCGATCAGGAGAGGCACAGTGGATATAAACTGAAAGTCGACGGCGAGTGAAAAAAAGCAGATTGAAACACAGGGAGACGTATGGCTGACCATTTTGTCCTCCTCTTACCGTCCTCTTTCGGCTGCCCCCCTTATGCTTCGCATGGAGAGAGAATCTGGCAGGGTAACTGGGAGTCAGTATAGAAACGACGGCGTGTGCGCTGGCGGAGACTGCTCGATGCGTCGGCTAAAGGGGAGTGGACGATGCACTTGTTACTCAACGCACCAGCCTCTTTTTGACATGCTGAACCAGAAGTAAACTCGGCCCATTACACTCCCTCCGCCAACCAGTTTTTCTCTCCGCTCCCGCGCCGCTTTTTCGCCTCGCTAGCACCTACgatgaggggagggggcacctAAGTGTGAAGGAGGGTAAGAGATGAAAGGGTAGGGTCCGGAGTAGACTACAACATCACCAGAGCAACCTGAGAGGGCTTGATCTTTGGAT
The nucleotide sequence above comes from Leishmania braziliensis MHOM/BR/75/M2904 complete genome, chromosome 32. Encoded proteins:
- a CDS encoding putative protein transport protein Sec13; the protein is MPPHLANGVASPDALQLPVAQVHTDIIHDTQFDYYGLQLATASSDRTIGIHLAREGAPLNRVATLTGHEGPVWMVSWAHPRFGNLLASASYDQKAIIWKEVHQGAPKWMPVHVIDIHQGSVNAVQWAPEEYGPAVATASSDGTVAITTYRDGCWQPSMKLSNNSNQIAHAMGATSVTFAPFKSELSKHVMVASGGCDGHVRLWVSGCSPERGLEFELHQVIEAHADWVRDVAFCPTSSASRFVILASCGQDKTVVMYRKPWNQLCAEINEGVSQATEWERSVIEFAEPVWRLSWAPSGEMLVVTNAKSEVFVLREGADFTEPWIKLPLKDFQQ
- a CDS encoding Qa-SNARE protein codes for the protein MRLAQLANRQSVFDDQTAEVSELTQMVKSSLQRLHSDVGTLEELKRRSVESQKGVFKAKGDSRGIFGGSINHLRTSEKHSDTVVETLRSRLARTGQQFRTTLQHQSKSLKDKANRRHMFTTADRPQSFESALFQDQEQRQQQQLLLSGTGNTQYYQQRADAVLEIEAAVQEVGELFNDFTRLVQEQEEVVLRIDTDVDSAVRHVNAGSHELMQYLTNLSSNRGLILKVFAMLFFFLMLFGILVVR